Within the Thermostichus lividus PCC 6715 genome, the region TTGGCTTTGGCAGTGGCAAAATCTTCGGCCAAGGCAGTCACATTAAGAACCCGTCCCCCATGGGTCAGCCATTGCCCCTCCTGCCAGCGCGTTCCCGCATGAAAGACCTGTACCCCCTGAGCCAGAGCTGTGGGAATCCCCTCAATGACATCCCCTTTACGATAGGTCCCCGGATAGCCACCGGCAGCCATCACCACGGACAGCGCTACCTCCTTGCGCCAACGCAACGCCCCCAGAGAGTCTAGGCGACCTTCAACACAGGCGAGAAGAATCTCTAATAGCGGGGTCTCTAGCAACGGCAGCACCGCTTGGGTTTCTGGATCCCCAAAGCGACAGTTAAACTCAACCACGTAGGGTTGCAGGTCGGGGGTGATCATCAGTCCGGCATAGAGTACGCCGCAGTAGTGAATTCCCCGCGCTTGCAGAGCCGCTAGGGCAGGTTCCAGAATTTGGGCTTGAATGCGCTGCATCAACTCTGGCGTGACCCACGGCACTGGGGCATAGACCCCCATCCCCCCTGTATTGGCACCGGTATCCCCTTCACCAATGCGTTTGTGGTCTTGAGCCGGCAACAGTGGCACAATGGTTCGCCCATCGGTGAGCGCCAGCACCGACACCTCTTGACCCTCTAGGACAGACTCAATCACTACTTGGTTGCCTGCTGCCCCAAATTCCCCCCCAAAGGCGCGCTCCAGAGCAGCGATCGCCTCCGCTTCTGTGGTGGCAACCGTCACC harbors:
- the purD gene encoding phosphoribosylamine--glycine ligase, whose protein sequence is MKVIVVGSGGREHAIAWKLLESASVSHIFCLPGNGGTACCDRCQNVAIEATDLEGIRQFAQAQQVDLVVIGPEAPLAAGLADALHALNIPVFGPSRAGAQIEASKAWAKALMQEANIPTATAAVFTTYGDAVAYVQSQGAPIVIKADGLAAGKGVTVATTEAEAIAALERAFGGEFGAAGNQVVIESVLEGQEVSVLALTDGRTIVPLLPAQDHKRIGEGDTGANTGGMGVYAPVPWVTPELMQRIQAQILEPALAALQARGIHYCGVLYAGLMITPDLQPYVVEFNCRFGDPETQAVLPLLETPLLEILLACVEGRLDSLGALRWRKEVALSVVMAAGGYPGTYRKGDVIEGIPTALAQGVQVFHAGTRWQEGQWLTHGGRVLNVTALAEDFATAKAKAYAGVAAIHFADAYYRRDIGYRILEA